The following coding sequences are from one Macaca mulatta isolate MMU2019108-1 chromosome 7, T2T-MMU8v2.0, whole genome shotgun sequence window:
- the DIO3 gene encoding thyroxine 5-deiodinase (UGA stop codon recoded as selenocysteine; The RefSeq protein has 1 substitution compared to this genomic sequence), with protein sequence MPSQAASRLVVGEGEGSQGASGPAATMLRSLLLHSLRLCAQTASCLVLFPRFLGTAFMLWLLDFLCIRKHFLGRRRRGQPEPEVELNSEGEEVPPDDPPICVSDDNRLCTLASLKAVWHGQKLDFFKQAHEGGPAPNSEVVLPDGFQSQRILDYAQGNRPLVLNFGSCTUPPFMARMSAFQRLVTKYQRDVDFLIIYIEEAHPSDGWVTTDSPYIIPQHRSLEDRVSAARVLQQGAPGCALVLDTMANSSSSAYGAYFERLYVIQSGTIMYQGGRGPDGYQVSELRTWLERYDEQLHGARPRRV encoded by the coding sequence ATGCCTAGCCAGGCCGCGTCGCGGTTGGTGGTCGGAGAGGGCGAGGGGTCCCAGGGGGCTTCGGGGCCTGCAGCCACCATGCTCCGCTCCCTGCTGCTTCACTCCTTGAGACTCTGCGCCCAGACCGCCTCGTGCCTCGTGCTCTTCCCGCGCTTCCTCGGCACGGCCTTCATGCTTTGGCTCCTCGATTTCTTGTGCATCCGCAAGCATTTCCTGGGCCGCCGCCGCCGGGGGCAGCCCGAGCCCGAAGTGGAGCTCAACAGTGAAGGCGAGGAGGTGCCTCCCGATGACCCGCCCATCTGCGTGTCCGACGACAACCGCCTGTGCACCCTGGCGTCGCTCAAGGCGGTGTGGCATGGCCAGAAGTTGGATTTCTTCAAGCAGGCTCACGAGGGCGGTCCGGCGCCCAACTCCGAGGTGGTTCTGCCCGACGGCTTCCAGAGCCAGCGCATCCTCGACTACGCGCAAGGGAACCGCCCGCTGGTTCTCAATTTCGGCAGCTGCACCTGACCACCGTTCATGGCGCGCATGAGCGCCTTCCAGCGCCTGGTCACCAAGTACCAGCGCGACGTCGACTTCCTCATCATCTACATCGAGGAAGCGCACCCCTCCGACGGCTGGGTCACCACTGACTCCCCCTACATCATCCCGCAGCACCGGAGCCTGGAAGACCGGGTCAGCGCAGCTAGGGTACTGCAGCAAGGCGCGCCCGGCTGCGCTCTGGTCCTCGACACCATGGCCAACTCCAGCAGCTCGGCCTATGGCGCCTACTTCGAGCGTCTCTATGTCATCCAGAGTGGCACTATTATGTACCAAGGTGGCCGTGGCCCCGACGGCTACCAGGTCTCTGAGCTGCGCACTTGGTTGGAACGCTATGATGAGCAACTGCATGGCGCTCGGCCCCGGAGGGTGTAA